The nucleotide sequence GGTACTGGAATGCCAAGAAAAGGCCCGCCGCCGCGCGCTCTTCCGGTTCCATCTCTAGCAGGTCTTCACCTTCCAAAGCAGCAGACCCGCCCGTAACCTCATAGCCATCCTTGCCGGACAGCACGTAAGACAGTGTCGATTTGCCCGATCCATTCGGCCCCATGATCGCATGCACAGTACCGGGCGCGATCTCCAGATCGACACCTTTCAGGATTTGCTTGTCTTCTTCTTCCAGTTTGACCTCTAGGCCTTTGATTTCCAACATGAGTTTCTCCTAAAGAAAAGTGGGAGCAACAACGTCAAATACCCCGGTGCGGAGTTTTCCGCCGGGGCAACTGTTGCGCATTGAGTTAAGACTTAAAGGCCGTAGACGGTTCCGCGATACACGACGGAATGCTGTGTCGTTGCTTCCATCACCTGTTCGACATGCTCTGCGGTGTAGATATAAGCCATCTGGTCTGGCCAGCGCCAGATCAGATTGTGCCCGGCGACCAGCATCGCGGCAATCCCTACAATCTGACCAACCCGGTCGAATGCCCCGCGTTTGCCCAACAGGACGGACAGCATCAGCATCGCCCAAAACGCCATGAACAACTCTAACGCCATCACGACGTCGCCATCCAGAGACAGACCAAAGAACCTGATCCGCACGACCTGTGCGATCATCATTGCGAAGGCGCCGATGACCATGGCGACAATGAACTTGGCCAGAAAAGAGTCTTCGTCCCGCTGCACCTTTTTCTTGATCTTGTCGCGTGAAACGCGCTTGGGGATATGCATGCCCAGGTCGGGATCGTAATACGACTTGTTGCGCGGGTTTTGGATATTCTTCACGCGCGCGCGAAAATCGTTGATATCCTGTTTTACCATTGCCATGCGTCACAATCCCATCAATTGCCTTATCAATGCTTAATCGCATCGAACTGGGGCAAGAAATGGGCCGTGACGTGACAGAGACACGACAAATATCATGATACGGGCGAGGCATCACTAGCCGACGGAGCCTTCCAGCGAAATCGCCACAAGCGCCTGCGCTTCCATCGCAAATTCCATCGGCAGCGCCTGCAGCACTTCCTTACAGAACCCGTTTACCACCAAAGCGACCGCCTCTTCCTCGTCCATCCCGCGTGAGCGACAGTAGAACAGCTGGTCATCATCCACTTTGGATGTTGTAGCCTCGTGCTCGACCCGGGATGAGTTATTCTTGACCTCGATGTACGGCACGGTATGCGCGCCACATTTGTCGCCAATCAACAAGCTGTCACACTGGGTATAGTTCCGTGAAGATTTCGCCTTGGGGTGCATGGACACCAATCCACGATAGGTGTTTTGGGCCTTACCCGCGCTGATCCCCTTGGAGACAATTCGCGACTTTGAGTTCTTGCCCAGATGCACCATCTTCGTGCCGGTATCGGCCTGCTGCATATTGTTGGCAATCGCGATGGAATAAAACTCACCCTGGCTATCATCCCCGCGTAGGATGCAGCTTGGGTACTTCCACGTTACTGCGGAGCCTGTTTCCACCTGCGTCCACATCACTTTGGCGCGATCGCCACGGCAATCGGCGCGCTTGGTCACAAAGTTATAGATACCACCATTGCCGTCTTCATCACCGGGATACCAGTTCTGCACGGTGGAGTATTTCACCTCAGCGTCTTCCTCGACAATGATCTCAACAACCGCCGCGTGCAGCTGTGCTGTGTCACGCTTGGGCGCAGTGCAACCTTCCAGATAAGAGACGTAAGACCCCTTGTCAGCAATGATCAGCGTGCGCTCAAACTGGCCGGTGTTCTCAGCATTGATGCGAAAATAAGTGCTTAGCTCCATCGGGCAGCGGACACCCGGTGGGATGTAGACGAAAGACCCATCTGAAAACACAGCCGAATTCAGCGTTGCGTAGAAATTGTCAGATGGCGGCACTACGGTGCCAAGATACTTCTTCACCAGCTCAGGGTGGTTCTCAATCGCCTCGGAAATCGAGCAGAAGATCACCCCCGCTCTTTCCAGTTCCTTCTGGAAGGTCGTACCGACCGACACCGAGTCAAACACCGCGTCCACAGCAACCTTGCGGCCCTCAGCCGGGGCATCCTCAGCCCCTTCAACGCCAGCCAGAATCATCTGCTCTTTCAGCGGGATGCCCAGTTTCTCATAGGTCGCCAGCAGTTTCGGATCGACCTCATCCAGCGACTTCGGCTTTTCTTCCATGCTCTTGGGACGTGCATAGTAGTAGATATCCTGAAAATCGATGTCAGGATAGTTGACCATCGCCCATGTGGGTTCTTCGATCTTTTCCCAACGTTCAAATGCGGACAAACGCCACTCTGTCATCCATTCAGGCTCGTTATTCTTCTTGGAAATCAGGCGCACAATATCGGGGGTCACACCCTTAGGCGCATACTCCATCTCAATCTCGGTTTCCCAACCATATTTGTAATTTCCCGAGAGTTCTTTCACTGCATCCACAGTGTCCTGATCAACGCCGTCTTTGACTTCCATCGTATCCAAAGCAGTCATTTCTTCATCCTCTCAAGCGGCCCTACGCCGCGCCCGTTTTTCGCTCCAGGCCTGCACAAAGCGCATGACCTCATCTTCCGTCGTCTCGATACCCAGTGACACGCGGATCGCGCTTGATGCCACTTCATCCTCTAGTCCCAGTGCTTGCAGCACCCGGCTTGTCTTGACCTTGCCGCTGGAGCAAGCAGACCCCGCCGAAACAGCAAAACCCGCCAGATCCATCGCCATAACCTGCGTTTCGCCCTTCCACCCCGGTGAGGCGAAGCAACTGGTGTTTGGCAGGCGCTTCACGCCTTTCCCGACAAAAATAGTACTCTTTTCGGCGGCCTCAATGGCTGTTTCTAGAATATTTCTAAGTTTCTCAATTCGGTCCCATTTTCCGGCTGCCAGATCGGCTTGCGCAGCCGCCGCAGCAGCGCCCATTCCGGCAATGGCAACGACATTTTCGGTCCCGGAACGACGGCCCATTTCCTGCCCGCCACCTTTGATTTGCACAGCAACATCAGTGCCTTGCGGAAAGATGAGCGCGCCAACACCCTTGGGGCCGCCAAACTTGTGGGCCGAAAGAAAGACCATCCCCACGCCGGACCAGGAAAACGCAAAAGGTACCTTGCCAAATCCCTGAGTGATATCGCTGACCGCCAAACCTTGCGGCAATTCCTGAACAATACCCGTTTCCGAATTGGCCAGTTGCATCGTTGATCCCGCAGGATCACTCACCTGCACCGCGCCATTCACTAGCGGCAAACACGGGTCAACCCAGGCATGCACAGCATCATGCTCAATCGACGCGGCCTTCAAGTCGCGCCCTGCCAAAGCGAGCGCCGCAGCCTCTGTCGCACCAGAGGTAAACACCACATCTGCGCCAGAAGCGCCCACAGCCTCGGCAATTTGGGCCCGTGCCGTTTCGATGATCCCTTTCGCCGCGCGCCCTTCCGCATGCACCGACGACGGATTACCCACAACATCCATCGCCGCAATCATCGCGTCACGGGCCTGCGGCCGCAAAGGCGTGGTTGCATTATGATCCAGATAAGCTCTCATATCTTCTCATGTTCCAAAATACCTCGGGGGAGCCGAAGGCGGGGGCAGCGCCCCTTAAGTCGCGTCGTCAACAACCTCGAACAAGGCAGGCACAGCCGGACAAGGGGCCAGCTCATTGCTCACAACATCTGACAAGCGCGCTTGGTGGAGAAACACGTAGACATGGGCGCTCAGCCCTTCCCACAAACGGTTGGCCATGGATTGCGCACGCGAACCAGACGTCGCGCCTGACGCCCCTGCCCCTTTGTGCATGGCGGATACCGTCTCATCGACGGCGCCTAATATCTCGGCCACGCGGATATCGGATGGGGGGCGTGCCAAACGGTATCCGCCCCCGGGCCGCGCACCGAGTCCACCAATCCGGCCCGGCGGAGTTTCACAAAAAGCTGCTCCAAATACGGCAAGGACACATCCTGACGCTTCGAAAGCTCGGTCAGATTCACCAGCGCGCCTTCCTCTTGCAACGCAAGATCAGCCAAGGCGACCATCGCATAGCGGCCTTTCGTGCTCAATTTCATCAGCATCCCCCCGGAATACAGGCGTAAATTCATTGACGGCGCGGTGCTGCATCATTACTCCACCGTGACCACAACAATTATGGCTTTTGTCCTAATTTAGAATCTTTCTAAGGTGTCCAAGCATTTTCGTCAAGAATGCGACCGGACCAATAGCAGCAACGGAAATACGTATGCCCGAAGTCATCTTTCCCGGACCCGAAGGTCGCCTTGAAGGCCGCTATCACCCGCAAAAAGACCGGGACGCGCCGATTGCCATCGTGTTACACCCGCATCCGCAGTTCGGCGGGACGATGAACAACCGGGTGGTCTACAATCTGCACTACGCCTTCTATAACATGGGCTTCACCGTGTTGCGCTTCAACTTTCGGGGTGTGGGGCGGTCACAGGGTGAATACGATCAGGGCGTTGGCGAACTATCCGATGCCGCCTCGGCCCTCGACTACCTGCAATCGATGAACAACAACGCCAAGCACTGTTGGGTCGCGGGTTTCTCTTTCGGCGCATGGATTGGCATGCAACTGCTGATGCGTCGCCCTGAGATCACGGGTTTCATCTCGGTCAGCCCACCTGCGAACATGTACGATTTCAGCTTTCTGGCCCCCTGCCCGTCGTCCGGCCTGATCATCAACGGCTCAAATGACCGCGTCGCCCCGCCTGCCGACACCGTCAGCCTTGTCAACAAACTGCACGAACAAAAAGGCATCACCATT is from Yoonia sp. GPGPB17 and encodes:
- the sufB gene encoding Fe-S cluster assembly protein SufB, yielding MTALDTMEVKDGVDQDTVDAVKELSGNYKYGWETEIEMEYAPKGVTPDIVRLISKKNNEPEWMTEWRLSAFERWEKIEEPTWAMVNYPDIDFQDIYYYARPKSMEEKPKSLDEVDPKLLATYEKLGIPLKEQMILAGVEGAEDAPAEGRKVAVDAVFDSVSVGTTFQKELERAGVIFCSISEAIENHPELVKKYLGTVVPPSDNFYATLNSAVFSDGSFVYIPPGVRCPMELSTYFRINAENTGQFERTLIIADKGSYVSYLEGCTAPKRDTAQLHAAVVEIIVEEDAEVKYSTVQNWYPGDEDGNGGIYNFVTKRADCRGDRAKVMWTQVETGSAVTWKYPSCILRGDDSQGEFYSIAIANNMQQADTGTKMVHLGKNSKSRIVSKGISAGKAQNTYRGLVSMHPKAKSSRNYTQCDSLLIGDKCGAHTVPYIEVKNNSSRVEHEATTSKVDDDQLFYCRSRGMDEEEAVALVVNGFCKEVLQALPMEFAMEAQALVAISLEGSVG
- a CDS encoding cysteine desulfurase family protein produces the protein MRAYLDHNATTPLRPQARDAMIAAMDVVGNPSSVHAEGRAAKGIIETARAQIAEAVGASGADVVFTSGATEAAALALAGRDLKAASIEHDAVHAWVDPCLPLVNGAVQVSDPAGSTMQLANSETGIVQELPQGLAVSDITQGFGKVPFAFSWSGVGMVFLSAHKFGGPKGVGALIFPQGTDVAVQIKGGGQEMGRRSGTENVVAIAGMGAAAAAAQADLAAGKWDRIEKLRNILETAIEAAEKSTIFVGKGVKRLPNTSCFASPGWKGETQVMAMDLAGFAVSAGSACSSGKVKTSRVLQALGLEDEVASSAIRVSLGIETTEDEVMRFVQAWSEKRARRRAA
- a CDS encoding alpha/beta hydrolase, whose amino-acid sequence is MPEVIFPGPEGRLEGRYHPQKDRDAPIAIVLHPHPQFGGTMNNRVVYNLHYAFYNMGFTVLRFNFRGVGRSQGEYDQGVGELSDAASALDYLQSMNNNAKHCWVAGFSFGAWIGMQLLMRRPEITGFISVSPPANMYDFSFLAPCPSSGLIINGSNDRVAPPADTVSLVNKLHEQKGITITHDEMEGAGHFFEDPHMDPMIDTVRTYVRRRLTENTR